In Streptomyces erythrochromogenes, the DNA window TGTTCCTCCAGCAGCTGGAGCGCGAAGGACTGGAGCGCCTTCGTGCTGGCCGAGACCTGGGTGAGTATGTCGATGCAGTAGACGTCCTCGTCGACGAGCCGCTGGAGGCCGCGGATCTGCCCCTCGATCCGGCGCAGTCGCTTGAGGTGCTCGTCCTTCTGGTGGTGGTAGCCGTGGACGGCCCCGGCCCCGGCCCCGGCCCCGGCCCCGGCCCCGGCCCCGGCCCCGGCGTCGTGGGAGGTGCCCGGGGTGGCCGCCGTACCGGACGCGTCTCCGGGGCCCTCCGCCTCGATGGTCGTCATAGGTCCTCCCGTGGTCCGGAACGAGGGGGATGGATACCCCTCATGGGTATAGGATACCGGGCTCGCGCCCGCCGGGCAGGGGCCCGTGGTCCTCACTCTGCCTGATGGAGGACACTGGGGAACGGCCGGTTAGCCGTGGCCGGGGGATGCGCCTAGCATCAGCCTGACCGAATCCGATGCACCCCGAGGACCTCACGTGCGATTTCGTCTGACCCCCAGGGAGACGAGCTTCTACGACATGTTCGCCGCATCCGCGGACAACATCGTCACGGGCTCCAAGCTCCTGATGGAACTGCTCGGAGCGGACACCTCCGCCCGGGCCGAGATCGCGGAACGGATGCGGGCGGCGGAGCACGCGGGGGACGACGCGACCCACGCGATCTTCCACCAGCTGAACTCCTCCTTCATCACGCCGTTCGACCGCGAGGACATCTACTCCCTGGCGTCGTCGCTCGACGACATCATGGACTTCATGGAGGAGGCCGTCGACCTCGTCGTCCTCTACAACGTCGAAGAGCTTCCCAAGGGCGTAGAGCAGCAGATCGAGGTCCTGGCGCGGGCGGCCGAGCTGACCGCCGAGGCCATGCCGCACCTGCGGACGATGGACAACCTCACCGAGTACTGGATCGAGGTCAACCGGCTGGAGAACCAGGCCGACCAGATCCACCGCAAGCTGCTCGCGCACCTCTTCAACGGCAAGTACGACGCCATCGAGGTGCTGAAGCTCAAGCAGATCGTCGACGTGCTCGAAGAGGCGGCCGACGCGTTCGAGCACGTCGCGAACACGGTGGAGACCATCGCGGTCAAGGAGTCCTGAACCTCGTGGACACCTTCGCTCTGGTCGTGACCATCGGTGTCGCGCTCGGTTTCACATATACGAACGGTTTCCACGACTCGGCGAACGCGATCGCGACCTCGGTCTCGACGCGTGCCCTGACCCCGCGCGCCGCCCTCGCGATGGCCGCGGTGATGAACCTCGCCGGCGCCTTCCTGGGCAGCGGCGTGGCCAAGACGGTCAGCCAGGGTCTGATCGAGACGCCGCACGGCTCCACGGGCATGTGGATCCTCTTCGCGGCGCTGGTCGGCGCGATCGTCTGGAACCTGATCACCTGGTACTTCGGCCTGCCCTCGTCCTCCTCGCACGCCCTCTTCGGCGGCATGGTGGGTGCGGCCCTGGCCGGCGGCACGGAGGTGATCTGGTCGGGCGTGGTCGACAAGGTCGTCATCCCGATGTTCGTCTCGCCGGTCGTCGGCCTGGTCGTCGGCTACCTGGTGATGGTGGTCATCCTGTGGATGTTCCGCCGGTCCAACCCGCACAAGGCCAAGCACGGCTTCCGTATCGCACAGACGGTGTCGGCGGCCGCGATGGCGCTCGGCCACGGTCTGCAGGACGCGCAGAAGACGATGGGCATCGTCGTGATGGCCCTGGTCATCGCCGACGTGCAGACCTCCGACGCGCCGATCCCGGTGTGGGTCAAGGTCGCGTGTGCCGTGATGCTGTCGCTGGGTACGTACGCGGGTGGCTGGCGCATCATGCGTACGCTCGGCCGCAAGATCATCGAGCTGGACCCGCCGCAGGGCTTCGCGGCGGAGACCACCGGCGCCTCGATCATGTTCGGCTCGGCCTACCTCTTCCACGCGCCGATCTCCACCACCCACGTGATCACCTCGGCGATCATGGGTGTGGGTGCGACGAAGCGCGTCAACGCGGTGCGCTGGGGCGTCGCCAAGAACATCATCCTGGGCTGGTTCATCACGATGCCGGCCGCGGCCCTGGTCGCGGCGATCAGCTTCT includes these proteins:
- a CDS encoding DUF47 domain-containing protein; translated protein: MRFRLTPRETSFYDMFAASADNIVTGSKLLMELLGADTSARAEIAERMRAAEHAGDDATHAIFHQLNSSFITPFDREDIYSLASSLDDIMDFMEEAVDLVVLYNVEELPKGVEQQIEVLARAAELTAEAMPHLRTMDNLTEYWIEVNRLENQADQIHRKLLAHLFNGKYDAIEVLKLKQIVDVLEEAADAFEHVANTVETIAVKES
- a CDS encoding inorganic phosphate transporter, which produces MDTFALVVTIGVALGFTYTNGFHDSANAIATSVSTRALTPRAALAMAAVMNLAGAFLGSGVAKTVSQGLIETPHGSTGMWILFAALVGAIVWNLITWYFGLPSSSSHALFGGMVGAALAGGTEVIWSGVVDKVVIPMFVSPVVGLVVGYLVMVVILWMFRRSNPHKAKHGFRIAQTVSAAAMALGHGLQDAQKTMGIVVMALVIADVQTSDAPIPVWVKVACAVMLSLGTYAGGWRIMRTLGRKIIELDPPQGFAAETTGASIMFGSAYLFHAPISTTHVITSAIMGVGATKRVNAVRWGVAKNIILGWFITMPAAALVAAISFWIVNLAFG
- a CDS encoding metal-sensitive transcriptional regulator, translated to MTTIEAEGPGDASGTAATPGTSHDAGAGAGAGAGAGAGAGAVHGYHHQKDEHLKRLRRIEGQIRGLQRLVDEDVYCIDILTQVSASTKALQSFALQLLEEHLRHCVADAAVKGGAEIDAKVEEATKAIARLLRT